CCGGCTATCCGTGACCGCCTTGGCAAACGCCTGAACCGGGGCAAGGTTGATGTCGGTATTCGTTTCCAGGTGGGCGGAGAAGCGGCGCAAAGCTTTACAATTGATGAGCCGCTGATGAAGCGGGTGCTGGAAGCGGCGGCACTGGTGCAGGAGAAAGCGGATGACATTGCACCGCTCGCGGTCAATGACGTGTTGCGCTGGCCTGGACTGGTAATGCCACCGGATATTGATGAAGCAGGCCTGGCTGCCGCTGCCCTGGCGCTGGTTGACGAGGCGCTGGGCCAATTGCTGGCCGGTCGTGAGCGCGAGGGCGAGACGCTTAAACAGCTCATGGTTCAGCGGCTGGATACCATGACAGCCCTGGTGACCGGATTGCGCGACATTCTTCCTGAATTGCGCCAGGCTTATCGCCAGCGCGTGCTGGACCGGTTGGCTGATGCCAGGCAGGAAATGGACCAGGATCGGCTGGAACAGGAAATGGTGTTGCATGCACAGAAATCTGACGTGGACGAGGAGTTGGACCGGCTTGATACCCATATCAAGGAAGTGCGCCGGGTACTTGATCAAAAAGAACCCATCGGTCGGCGCCTGGACTTCCTGATGCAGGAACTGAACCGGGAAGCAAACACATTGGGTTCCAAGGCCAATGATGTTCGCCAGACAAACGTGGCAGTTGAGCTGAAAGTGCTGATTGAGCAGATGCGAGAGCAGGTTCAGAATATTGAATAATTGACTGAAACCCGTCGGTACGCATGACCTGGCAAGGAGTGATGCGCTTCCGGCACAGCAAGCGAGGACAGAATAATGAGATTCATCGGAATATTGGCAATACTTGCCGGTATCATATTGATTGCACTAAAGCTGGCGGCATTTGCGCACCCGGCATTGGCGGTCATTGATACATGGGGAGCCATGATCGGTTGGGTTATACGAGGCAGTCTCATTGTTGCCGGCCTGGTCCTGGTGGTGATTGGTCGTCCGAAAAGACGTCGTAAGGATATTTCGGACGAAGAAACTATCATGCTGTAATCGGGTTGCCGGGGACCTGTTTTGCATCCGGTTTTGATCCCGGGCCGCCTTTGCATGATGAATGCAACATTTAAAGATCATTTCTCGGGCCACGCCGGGGACTACCGGCAATTCCGCCCCGATTACCCGCAAGCGCTTTTTTCATACCTGGCAGGTATTGCGCCAACACGTGAGCGGGCATGGGATTGTGCGACCGGTAACGGCCAGGCCGCCGTGTCATTGGCATCCTGGTTTGGCGATGTTATCGCTACCGATGCCAGTGCCGAGCAGGTTGCCAGCGCGACGGTGGTTGACGGTGTCAGCTACCGGGTTGCCAGTGCCGAGAATTCCGGGATCAGCACTGAGAGTATTGATCTTGTCACTGTTGCCCAGGCGCTGCACTGGTTTGATCTTGAAGGCTTTGCCAACGAGGTTCAGCGCGTACTAAAGCCCGGCGGTATTCTTGCTTGCTGGACCTATGATCTGCTGCGTATTACGCCGGAACTCGATGCTCTGACTGCACAGTTATACGGTCCCGTATTAAAGGAGTACTGGCCTGCCGAGCGCAAGCTGATAGACAGCGGCTATCGAACCATTACCTTGCCCTTGAAAGAATTGCCGGCGCCGGACTTTGTCATGACTTCGCGCTGGGGTCTTGATCACCTGCTGGGCTACCTGGCCACCTGGTCAGCGGTGAAACGCTGCCAGCGTGCCACCGGTGCTGATGCTGTTGCACAAATGGCCGATCAGTTCAGGGAAGCATGGGGCGATACCGACAAACGTCAGGTAGAATGGCCGTTGTCCGTACGAATCTGGCAGAAGGGTGATCAGGCATGAGTGTCGTGAACCGGGACAAGGCGGAGCATTATCATTGGGGTGATGGCGCGGACGGCTGGCACCTGCTGAAAACCGATGCCATGAGCGTTATCGAGGAGCGCCTGCCTCCCGGAATGCATGAACAACGCCATTTTCACTCACTGGCACAACAATTTTTTTACGTGCTTGAAGGTAGTGCGACGTTTGAGCTGAATGGCGAAGTATTTGAATTGGCCCGTGGCGACGGTTTGCATGTACCGGCTCAAACACCGCACCAGGTGTTCAACCGGTCGGAACAGGATTTGCGGTTCCTGGTGATTTCACAACCAAAAAGCCATGGTGACCGTACCAATTTGTAAAGAGTATCCGGGTAGTTGATATGTTGCAGATAGTTCGCGCCGATCTCGGCGATTCATCCCATGCCGAAGCATTGGTGTACCTGTTAAATGCCTATGCCATGGATCCCATGGGTGGTGGCGAAGCACTCTCCGATTTCACACGGGCCAACCTGGCGGACCGGCTTAATGCGCGCGCCGATGCCTATGCCGTCCTGGCTTATGATGACGATGAGCCTGTTGGCCTGGTTGTCTGTATTGAGGGCTTTTCGACCTTTGCCTGCAAACCGTTAATGAATATTCATGATGTTGTCGTGCTGGCATCGCATCGTGGACGCGATATTGCCGGCAAGATG
The DNA window shown above is from Gammaproteobacteria bacterium and carries:
- a CDS encoding class I SAM-dependent methyltransferase, which codes for MMNATFKDHFSGHAGDYRQFRPDYPQALFSYLAGIAPTRERAWDCATGNGQAAVSLASWFGDVIATDASAEQVASATVVDGVSYRVASAENSGISTESIDLVTVAQALHWFDLEGFANEVQRVLKPGGILACWTYDLLRITPELDALTAQLYGPVLKEYWPAERKLIDSGYRTITLPLKELPAPDFVMTSRWGLDHLLGYLATWSAVKRCQRATGADAVAQMADQFREAWGDTDKRQVEWPLSVRIWQKGDQA
- a CDS encoding YicC family protein, whose translation is MARSMTAFARVQRNTEWGAMSIELRSVNHRFLEPSLRLPEDLRSLEPAIRDRLGKRLNRGKVDVGIRFQVGGEAAQSFTIDEPLMKRVLEAAALVQEKADDIAPLAVNDVLRWPGLVMPPDIDEAGLAAAALALVDEALGQLLAGREREGETLKQLMVQRLDTMTALVTGLRDILPELRQAYRQRVLDRLADARQEMDQDRLEQEMVLHAQKSDVDEELDRLDTHIKEVRRVLDQKEPIGRRLDFLMQELNREANTLGSKANDVRQTNVAVELKVLIEQMREQVQNIE
- a CDS encoding cupin domain-containing protein: MSVVNRDKAEHYHWGDGADGWHLLKTDAMSVIEERLPPGMHEQRHFHSLAQQFFYVLEGSATFELNGEVFELARGDGLHVPAQTPHQVFNRSEQDLRFLVISQPKSHGDRTNL
- a CDS encoding GNAT family N-acetyltransferase translates to MLQIVRADLGDSSHAEALVYLLNAYAMDPMGGGEALSDFTRANLADRLNARADAYAVLAYDDDEPVGLVVCIEGFSTFACKPLMNIHDVVVLASHRGRDIAGKMLAEVETLAKELGCCKLTLEVLEGNGPAQSAYRRFGFAAYELDPAMGQARFWEKKLSV